The Solanum lycopersicum chromosome 6, SLM_r2.1 genome has a window encoding:
- the LOC101267811 gene encoding BAG family molecular chaperone regulator 3 encodes MMGMKTRTTGMPPIMNGGSVGSENEWELRPSGMLVQKRNLDSENRRPPPTIRVRVKYRSVNHEINISSQATFGELKKMLSGPTGLHHEDQKLLYKDKERENKTFLDIAGVKDKSKIVLIEDPISQEKRYLEMRKNAKVEKAAKTISDISLEVDRLARQVSALESVVSKGGKVVEKDVINLTELLMNQLLQLDGIIAEGDIKLQRKNQVRKVQKCVETLDVLKIKNSMPTNNGNHTPKDQSPPARPHQDYMYLNEQASSPVQQHQDRHSFRNSPVQSKQQHQSRHSTSGSVVITTQWETFDSTPAPLLDHFSSPTTTSSTHAAVAQSRISWDLL; translated from the exons ATGATGGGAATGAAGACCAGAACTACCGGAATGCCGCCAATAATGAACGGTGGTTCTGTTGGCAGCGAAAATGAGTGGGAGCTGAGGCCCAGTGGAATGCTGGTTCAGAAACGCAACCTGGATTCTGAAAATCGTCGTCCTCCTCCTACTATTCGGGTCCGGGTCAAGTATCGCTCTGTTAACCATGAGATCAATATCAGTTCTCAAGCAACCTTTG GAGAATTGAAGAAGATGTTGAGCGGTCCAACTGGGTTGCATCACGAAGATCAGAAGTTACTGTATAAAGACaaagaaagggaaaataaaacatttcttGATATCGCTGGCGTGAAGGATAAGTCCAAAATTGTTCTAATTGAAGATCCAATTAGCCAAGAAAAACGGTATCTCGAGATGAGAAAGAATGCTAAAGTGGAGAAGGCAGCTAAAACTATTTCAGACATCAGTTTGGAAGTCGACAGGCTGGCTAGACAG GTTTCTGCACTCGAATCTGTAGTTTCTAAAGGTGGGAAAGTTGTAGAAAAGGATGTGATAAATCTAACAGAGTTGTTGATGAATCAACTGCTTCAATTGGATGGTATTATTGCTGAAGGTGATATAAAACTGCAGAGAAAAAATCAG GTGAGAAAAGTGCAAAAGTGTGTTGAAACACTAGATGTATTGAAGATAAAAAATTCAATGCCAACAAACAATGGAAACCACACTCCGAAAGACCAATCTCCCCCAGCTCGTCCTCATCAAGATTATATGTATTTGAATGAGCAGGCATCATCACCAGTTCAACAACATCAAGATAGACATTCCTTTAGAAATTCACCAGTACAAAGCAAACAGCAGCACCAATCGAGGCACTCAACCTCAGGGTCTGTTGTCATAACAACACAATGGGAAACATTTGATTCCACTCCAGCGCCATTGCTGGATCATTTCTCATCACCTACAACCACATCAAGCACCCATGCTGCAGTTGCACAATCACGAATAAGTTGGGACTTGCTTTGA